AGCAACCTCATATTACAGCACAAAGGCGACATAACAATTGTTATGTCGCCTTTGTGCTCAAACTATCAATGACTGAGAAAGCGTCTGACAGCGGTTCGAATGACGTCGCCACGGCTAATAATACCGACGAGCTGCTGTCCGCGAAGGACGGGGACTTTCTTAAACTTCTTCTGCCCGAGAATCCGAGCAACATCCTGCAGGTCTTCATCGTCCTGCACACAAACGGCACGTTTGACCCCGACTTCGAGTACAGACAGCTTACACACTTCGAGGAAGTTCTGCCGTAATTCATCCCGTTCTGCTTGTCGACTGGCATCCGGTTCCACGTAAAACACGTATTCCGCCGTTAATGTAAGGAATGCCTGGGTGTGACCCAGCCGTTTTCCGAGGAAGCGCATGATATCCCCATCACTGATGTAGCCAACCACCCGACTGTCGTTATCGACAATGGGCATTCCGCCAATTCTGTAGTCCGCAAATTTGCGCAGCACGTCTTCAACCGTATTTTCCTTCTTTGCAACATAAACATCTGTAATCATGACGTCCTTGGCTTTCACCGAAATTACCTCCCATCCGTGTTGATTGCCCGCGTCGCCAGATTCATTCGTCACTTCCAATCTCATTTCCATTATATCGCCGATATCCGAAAATGAGGGCCTAACCGCCTGTGTACGTCAAACCTGAGCGCACTTTTGCAATCACCTTTCTGCATGCACCCGGTCAGGGTGCGTGCGTTCGCTCGATGGCCACTGACACTTCTGCACCGAGGAGTAAAATGATTGCGAGGATGTATATCCAAAAAGTCAGCAACATGACAAAGGTCAGCGCACCATAGACCAGTTGATAGTTGCCGAGATAATGCGTGTAAACCATGAACAACGACCGTGACACATAAATGGCCCCCGTTGCGAACAAAGCCCCAATCACCGCCGGCCACAGTCTCGGACGGTGAGACGGCAGTACTCGATAGATAAAGAAACAGGTGATAAAGAGGACAATTGGAAACACAATGGTTGACACGAGGTGCAGCAGTGCAAGCCACGGAATCTCTAAGGCGCCAATAGCTAGTGTCATCAAGAGCGGTGAAACGGCAGTAAAAATGGATACCCCGACAGTCAAGCCGAGAAGGATGCCCAGCATGACAAAGCCAACTAGATACTGACGTAGAAATGACCTTCGCTGATGAATCTCCCATATCTCATCAAGCACCTGTTGCAGCAACACAAACCCTCCAACGGTCGTCCAGAGCAGGCCAATAATACCGATAAGGCGCATGTCGGACCGGACCGACCCCAGCCGGTTCACCGTTTGTTCCACCAAAGTGCCTTCGGTCGGCATGTCTGGAACGTAAGAGCGGAGTAAGTTATCGAGAAGGTGCTCGACCGTCGGTTCCGGAACCAAAAAGGATGCGCCGTATATCATCAGTAGCAGCATCGGAATCATGGCTGAGAACACAAAAAATGAAATTGCCGAAGCCCGCCCTGGAGTGTTGTGTTTCATAACACCACGATAGATGCGGATAACGAATCGTTTCGTGACCAAGAAATACTTGTGCAGCATCTGCGCATCATTCCTTTTGCTACTCTCGAGTAGCTGTTTACCAGTCAAAGTGTTACACTAAAGGCAACTGAATATGAACCTTCGGGGCAGGGTGAGATTCCCGACCGGCGGTGACGGTTGCCCGCGCAATCGAAGCCCGCGACTCAATTCACATGCAATTTGGATTGACTGACTTGGTGGAATTCCAAGGCCGACGGTATAGTCCGGATGGGAGAAGGTCCATTGGAAGTATGGCCAAACAACCATGCTTTCTTCCACATGCCGCCTCGAGTTATACTGTCGAGGCGTTTTTTCATGTGGTCCTTCTGGAAGGTTCGATTCAAGTTCCTCAGTCACAGGAGGTTCGTGAATTGAAACACGTGCAGGCTAACACACACTCATCGTCCACCTCATTATGGTGGATAGCTCTCGGTGCCGCACTCTGGGGTCTCGATGGCGTATTCATTGTTTCTCTCTTGCACCATTTCTCATCCACTCAAATCGTCTTTTTGGAACACGCCTTACTCTTCTTATTTGCACTCCCGGTGCTCATCATCAAGCGCCGTGAACTCCGCCGCTTCAACCTCGGAGATTGGCTAGCGGTCTCGTTTGTCGCGTTTGGTGGGTCCGCTCTTGGGTCCATCTTCTTCACACTGGCCTTTCAATACGGCAATGTAAACGTGATTCTTATCTTACAAAAGCTACAACCGCTTTTCGCAGTGCTCTTAGCAGCCTGGGTGTTGCGTGAACGCCTGAAAGTAAGATACTGGGTATTATTTGTGGTCGCCGTGGTTGGCGCCTACTTATTAACCTTTGGGTTTCACATCCCTGTGTCGCATGGAGGCACGAAAGATTTCCTTGGTGGGGCACTGGCACTGGCAGCGGCAGCACTGTGGGGTGGGTCTACCGTAATGGGAAAACGGCTGGTTGACAAGGCGTCTTTCACAACGGTGACCGCACTTAGGTTCGCTGTTGCGTTGCCGCTCCTGACGATTATCGTGGCCAGCCAGCATCCAAGCGTGACGGCGATGATGCACGCCTTTAGTCTCAGCAGCGTCTGGTTCAACCTGCTTTATCAAACCCTCGTTCCAAGCCTTATCAGCTTGCTCATTTATTATCGCGGTCTCGGACGGGTCCGGGCATCTCAGGCGACGCTTGCTGAGCTTGCCTTCCCGGCGACTGGTCTCTTCGTAAACTGGCTCATCCTACACCAGACATTTACACCCGGGCAATGGCTCGGTTTCGTGATTGTCTGGCTCGCCATCGGACAACTCACCCGAATGCCTGCGAGCGTGACCGTCGCGAGAACACCTGCCACTGGGATGCAAATGCAAGCCGTCGAATTGGCCGGTGAGTAACAACACATCCCGTGACGCACCCTGTGGAGTACGGTATGATGGGGAAAGACAT
The Alicyclobacillus curvatus genome window above contains:
- a CDS encoding CBS domain-containing protein, which translates into the protein MEMRLEVTNESGDAGNQHGWEVISVKAKDVMITDVYVAKKENTVEDVLRKFADYRIGGMPIVDNDSRVVGYISDGDIMRFLGKRLGHTQAFLTLTAEYVFYVEPDASRQAERDELRQNFLEVCKLSVLEVGVKRAVCVQDDEDLQDVARILGQKKFKKVPVLRGQQLVGIISRGDVIRTAVRRFLSH
- a CDS encoding YihY/virulence factor BrkB family protein, which produces MTGKQLLESSKRNDAQMLHKYFLVTKRFVIRIYRGVMKHNTPGRASAISFFVFSAMIPMLLLMIYGASFLVPEPTVEHLLDNLLRSYVPDMPTEGTLVEQTVNRLGSVRSDMRLIGIIGLLWTTVGGFVLLQQVLDEIWEIHQRRSFLRQYLVGFVMLGILLGLTVGVSIFTAVSPLLMTLAIGALEIPWLALLHLVSTIVFPIVLFITCFFIYRVLPSHRPRLWPAVIGALFATGAIYVSRSLFMVYTHYLGNYQLVYGALTFVMLLTFWIYILAIILLLGAEVSVAIERTHAP
- a CDS encoding EamA family transporter; this translates as MKHVQANTHSSSTSLWWIALGAALWGLDGVFIVSLLHHFSSTQIVFLEHALLFLFALPVLIIKRRELRRFNLGDWLAVSFVAFGGSALGSIFFTLAFQYGNVNVILILQKLQPLFAVLLAAWVLRERLKVRYWVLFVVAVVGAYLLTFGFHIPVSHGGTKDFLGGALALAAAALWGGSTVMGKRLVDKASFTTVTALRFAVALPLLTIIVASQHPSVTAMMHAFSLSSVWFNLLYQTLVPSLISLLIYYRGLGRVRASQATLAELAFPATGLFVNWLILHQTFTPGQWLGFVIVWLAIGQLTRMPASVTVARTPATGMQMQAVELAGE